Proteins co-encoded in one Sulfuricaulis limicola genomic window:
- a CDS encoding IPT/TIG domain-containing protein, whose protein sequence is MRKKINIGLLLVLALSLLLQPAWSEPSSAPISQRHAPIKPQHTQVAGQVQKDRIVVKFNEGTTVRLRGKQLKSLAGADLAAFNTLLQNYPGTTVQRLFSRPEPDLEQEKDDAEQRSGWQLADLNLYYMIQLPSALSVAEVEALINALNALDVVEIAYPNSIDTLPFADIPPTTPDFQSLQGYLVAPTPFGYPQPSPAIMEGIDAFYAWTFPGGDGADTKFIDVEYGWNLTHEDFKAPFFQTGGNDGGYHGTAVLGIIIGQHDGFGVTGIAPAADFGVASAYPAYDYSAKINEATAALAPGDVILIELSTLGPTANNTLATWGCEYPDNVPEEWRPDVFDAIRTATAKGIVVVEGAGNGVVNLDDPAFNGYFDRSLRDSGAILVAAGEVQLNAQTGQYVYTRNAACFTNYGSRVDVNAWGGGVVTTGSGDMFKGDPTSPDPNQYYTQSFGGTSSASAIVAGAVLSLQGYMKQLLGAKLDPLAIRTLLTQTGTPKSFSESRQIGRMPNLKVAYNRLQLNPPPTISGFMPTAAYAGATVTISGTSLNSASQVTFNDIAASFTVLSATQINATVPGSATTGYIKVTTPSGTATSSQIFTLGFPPTISSFTPTSGPAGALVTITGTNFTTTTSVSFNGVAAQFTVVSTTQIQAAAPIGAGSGPIRVTNPDGMATSTQSFTVYPPPVISSFAPTNGPVGTSVSVNGSNFCAGACNLTQIKLNGTLITPSSLFPGVILFTIPSGVTSGKFTVTTPAGTVTSKGAFYLPPAIFYFTPAIAAVGTSVSIYGSNFCYSKCGYYNPANNETQVTLNGVSITPTMVFPGFIEFTLPAGATSGKFTITTSGGTITSTGWFNVQGPPTIDYFNPPSGPVGTLVTMGGSYFCGVPCSIMPEVKLNSTPVNLWTVFPGYMQFTIPVGATTGKFTVTTPVGTKTSGGTFTVTP, encoded by the coding sequence ATGAGAAAAAAAATCAACATAGGGTTGTTGCTTGTGCTGGCGCTCTCCTTGCTGCTACAACCTGCCTGGAGCGAGCCTTCCTCCGCACCAATCAGTCAGCGGCATGCGCCGATCAAACCACAACACACCCAAGTCGCAGGGCAAGTCCAGAAGGACCGCATCGTCGTCAAATTCAACGAGGGCACCACTGTCCGGCTGCGGGGTAAACAGCTTAAGTCGCTTGCCGGTGCCGATCTAGCTGCGTTCAACACGCTCCTCCAGAATTACCCAGGCACCACCGTACAGCGGCTCTTCAGCCGCCCCGAGCCGGATCTGGAGCAGGAGAAAGATGACGCCGAGCAGCGCTCCGGATGGCAGCTCGCGGACCTCAACCTGTATTACATGATTCAACTTCCTTCCGCCCTCTCCGTCGCCGAGGTCGAGGCCCTGATCAACGCGCTAAATGCGCTCGATGTCGTCGAAATCGCCTATCCTAATTCGATCGATACGCTGCCCTTTGCCGACATTCCGCCAACGACGCCAGATTTTCAGTCCCTTCAGGGGTATCTTGTTGCTCCGACGCCGTTTGGATATCCACAGCCATCACCAGCTATTATGGAAGGTATCGATGCCTTCTATGCCTGGACTTTTCCCGGCGGCGACGGAGCCGACACCAAGTTCATTGACGTGGAATACGGCTGGAACTTGACGCATGAAGATTTTAAGGCCCCCTTTTTTCAAACGGGTGGCAACGATGGTGGTTATCATGGCACCGCCGTCCTCGGCATAATCATCGGGCAACACGATGGTTTTGGCGTAACGGGCATCGCTCCGGCAGCAGATTTCGGCGTGGCGTCGGCATACCCTGCGTACGACTATTCTGCGAAGATCAACGAGGCAACGGCAGCGCTAGCCCCCGGCGACGTCATCTTGATCGAACTTTCGACGCTGGGTCCGACAGCGAACAACACTCTTGCAACGTGGGGTTGCGAGTATCCAGATAATGTCCCCGAAGAATGGCGCCCGGACGTGTTCGATGCGATTCGCACGGCGACCGCCAAAGGCATCGTGGTTGTCGAGGGCGCGGGCAATGGCGTAGTCAATCTGGATGACCCGGCGTTCAATGGCTATTTTGATCGCAGCCTGCGGGATTCCGGGGCAATCCTGGTGGCGGCTGGCGAAGTGCAGCTAAACGCTCAAACGGGCCAGTATGTTTATACGCGAAACGCCGCCTGTTTCACCAATTACGGCTCACGCGTGGATGTCAATGCATGGGGAGGCGGGGTTGTTACCACCGGCTCCGGTGATATGTTCAAAGGCGATCCCACCAGCCCGGATCCGAATCAATATTACACGCAATCTTTCGGGGGTACTTCCAGCGCTTCTGCCATCGTAGCCGGCGCGGTGCTCTCTCTTCAAGGTTACATGAAGCAATTGCTGGGAGCAAAACTTGACCCCCTCGCGATCAGAACGCTACTCACCCAGACCGGCACGCCAAAGAGCTTCTCGGAATCCAGACAAATCGGTCGTATGCCCAACCTGAAGGTCGCTTATAACCGGTTGCAGCTAAATCCACCACCCACTATCTCGGGCTTCATGCCCACAGCGGCCTACGCGGGCGCCACCGTCACCATCTCGGGCACGAGCCTGAACAGCGCGAGCCAAGTCACCTTCAACGACATCGCCGCGTCGTTTACGGTGCTGAGCGCCACGCAGATCAACGCCACGGTCCCGGGCAGCGCGACTACAGGATACATCAAGGTCACCACCCCTAGCGGCACAGCCACGAGTTCGCAAATCTTCACGCTCGGTTTTCCGCCGACGATTAGCTCCTTCACGCCAACCAGCGGTCCGGCAGGTGCTCTCGTTACCATTACCGGCACAAACTTTACGACAACCACATCCGTTTCGTTCAACGGTGTCGCTGCACAATTTACGGTGGTCAGCACTACGCAAATTCAAGCAGCGGCGCCCATCGGAGCCGGCAGCGGACCGATCCGTGTCACCAATCCTGACGGTATGGCCACCAGTACGCAGAGCTTCACGGTGTATCCGCCGCCTGTTATTTCCTCTTTCGCTCCCACCAACGGCCCGGTGGGAACCAGTGTCAGCGTCAATGGTTCAAATTTTTGCGCGGGTGCTTGTAACTTGACTCAGATCAAGCTAAACGGAACACTGATCACTCCGTCGTCGCTATTCCCCGGTGTCATTCTGTTCACGATTCCCTCTGGGGTCACATCCGGCAAGTTCACCGTCACCACCCCGGCCGGCACCGTCACCAGTAAGGGTGCGTTTTATCTGCCGCCGGCGATTTTCTACTTTACCCCGGCCATCGCGGCAGTCGGGACATCGGTAAGCATCTACGGTTCGAATTTCTGTTATAGCAAGTGCGGCTACTACAACCCGGCCAACAACGAAACCCAGGTCACGTTAAACGGGGTCTCCATCACCCCAACGATGGTGTTCCCCGGCTTCATCGAATTCACGCTCCCGGCGGGCGCGACGTCTGGCAAGTTCACCATCACGACGTCGGGGGGAACGATCACCAGTACGGGGTGGTTTAATGTCCAGGGACCGCCGACCATCGACTACTTCAACCCCCCGAGTGGGCCGGTGGGTACCCTCGTTACCATGGGCGGCTCGTACTTCTGTGGCGTCCCCTGTAGCATCATGCCCGAGGTCAAGTTGAACAGCACCCCGGTTAACCTGTGGACGGTGTTTCCCGGCTACATGCAGTTCACGATCCCTGTCGGCGCGACCACTGGCAAGTTCACTGTCACCACGCCAGTCGGGACGAAGACCAGCGGGGGGACGTTTACGGTAACGCCGTGA
- a CDS encoding CPBP family intramembrane glutamic endopeptidase produces the protein MLFLPLLDRGWRVPALPRSRAHYLIWAALLVAGLVLLAWRPSAMPFAVSTLLMAAIPEEWFFRGYFMTRLGNGLKANVIASVLFCLMHGLTRGWTAAALVFAPSLLYGWLYQRTRDLPLLVLVHALSNLVYILFLAGMVATWAPDLR, from the coding sequence ATGCTGTTTCTCCCGCTGCTCGATCGCGGCTGGCGGGTACCCGCCTTGCCCCGCTCCCGTGCTCATTACCTCATCTGGGCCGCATTACTGGTTGCCGGTCTTGTGCTCCTGGCATGGCGGCCGTCAGCGATGCCGTTCGCGGTTTCCACGCTCTTGATGGCCGCCATCCCCGAGGAGTGGTTTTTCCGCGGCTATTTCATGACGCGCCTGGGTAACGGCCTGAAAGCCAATGTCATCGCTTCCGTGCTGTTCTGCCTCATGCACGGATTGACGCGGGGCTGGACGGCTGCCGCACTGGTATTCGCGCCATCCCTCCTTTACGGCTGGCTGTACCAGCGTACACGGGATTTGCCGTTGCTTGTGCTGGTGCACGCCCTGTCCAATCTCGTTTACATCCTGTTCCTCGCCGGTATGGTGGCGACGTGGGCGCCTGATTTACGTTAA
- a CDS encoding polysaccharide biosynthesis/export family protein gives MQRLNKLFQFLVMILAMAALVSCGTAPSAVASDMDNTGSASAPGIAAPGAAAGAKTAPETAPRDAYIIQPGDILAVSVWKEKDLQGEYAVRPDGGINFPLAGDIVVAGKTIEQIQVTIAAKLTKYVPDPVVTASVKQSQGNKIYVVGKVNKPGEFASNRTIDVMQALSMAGGPNPFASVNKIKIIRRVNGEQKIFYFKYSRVEKGEDLEQNIILQGGDIVVVP, from the coding sequence ATGCAGAGACTCAACAAGCTGTTTCAGTTCCTGGTGATGATATTGGCCATGGCGGCCCTGGTTTCCTGCGGCACCGCCCCGTCCGCCGTCGCGTCGGACATGGACAACACCGGCTCGGCCTCCGCGCCGGGTATTGCGGCGCCAGGCGCCGCAGCGGGAGCGAAGACTGCGCCAGAAACCGCTCCCCGTGACGCCTACATCATCCAGCCCGGCGATATTCTTGCCGTTTCCGTGTGGAAAGAGAAAGATCTTCAGGGTGAGTATGCAGTTCGTCCCGATGGTGGAATCAATTTCCCTCTCGCCGGCGATATTGTGGTTGCCGGCAAAACCATCGAGCAAATACAGGTGACTATTGCCGCCAAGCTGACCAAATATGTCCCCGATCCGGTTGTCACGGCCTCCGTCAAACAAAGCCAGGGCAACAAGATCTATGTCGTCGGAAAAGTCAACAAACCGGGTGAATTTGCCTCTAACCGGACTATCGACGTCATGCAGGCGCTCAGCATGGCGGGCGGGCCGAATCCTTTTGCCTCGGTGAACAAAATAAAAATAATTCGCCGGGTCAATGGCGAGCAGAAAATATTCTATTTCAAGTATTCACGGGTGGAGAAAGGCGAAGACCTGGAACAGAACATCATCCTGCAAGGCGGCGATATCGTGGTCGTGCCGTAA
- the prsR gene encoding PEP-CTERM-box response regulator transcription factor produces the protein MNNKLLVVEDDPGLQDQLRWCFDRYEVVVAGDRAAAMEQLRKHQPPVVTLDLGLPPDANGISEGLATLEAIVSQRPDTKVIVVTGQNDRENAVRAVGSGAYDFYHKPIDAEILGMIVNRAYRLRELELENYALMQQKTDHSVEGVVACSAEMVRVCRTVEKVAPSNASILLLGDSGTGKELCARSLHDLSPRASGRFIAINCAAIPENLLESELFGYEKGAFTGAAKQTPGKIEYASGGSLFLDEVGDLPMSLQAKLLRFLQERVVERVGGREEIPVDVRVVCATHQDLQEKIRSGTFREDLYYRISEIAIQIPPLRERGGDILLLARMYLDHFNREQGRNLRSFSKEALTAMEAYSWPGNVRELKNRIKRAVIMAEGKTIVARDLELEEVALDEKSLDLRHVREQAERQAILRALSHSAGKVSAAADMLGISRPTMYDMIRKLNLKV, from the coding sequence ATGAACAACAAACTGCTGGTGGTGGAAGACGACCCCGGGCTGCAGGACCAGCTGCGCTGGTGCTTCGACCGTTACGAGGTGGTTGTGGCCGGCGACCGTGCCGCGGCGATGGAGCAACTGCGCAAACATCAGCCGCCGGTGGTGACCCTCGATCTCGGCCTGCCGCCCGATGCCAATGGCATCAGTGAAGGTCTCGCGACCCTGGAGGCAATCGTCTCGCAGCGTCCTGACACCAAGGTGATCGTGGTCACCGGACAGAACGACCGCGAGAACGCCGTGCGTGCCGTCGGTTCCGGGGCCTATGATTTTTATCACAAGCCGATCGACGCGGAGATCCTCGGCATGATCGTCAATCGTGCCTATCGGTTGCGTGAGCTGGAGCTGGAAAATTACGCGCTCATGCAGCAGAAAACCGACCATTCCGTGGAAGGCGTGGTGGCTTGCAGCGCCGAGATGGTCAGGGTATGCCGCACGGTGGAGAAGGTCGCGCCCTCGAACGCCTCGATTCTGCTGCTGGGCGACAGCGGCACCGGCAAGGAGCTGTGCGCGCGCTCCCTGCATGACCTGAGCCCCCGCGCCAGCGGCCGTTTCATCGCCATCAATTGCGCCGCGATCCCCGAGAACCTGCTGGAGAGCGAACTCTTCGGCTACGAAAAGGGCGCCTTTACCGGCGCTGCCAAGCAAACCCCCGGCAAGATCGAGTACGCCAGCGGCGGATCGCTGTTTCTGGATGAAGTAGGCGATCTTCCCATGTCGCTGCAGGCCAAGCTGTTGCGGTTCCTGCAGGAGCGCGTGGTGGAGCGGGTGGGTGGGCGCGAGGAGATCCCCGTGGATGTGCGTGTTGTTTGCGCCACGCATCAGGATCTCCAGGAAAAGATCCGTTCAGGCACTTTCCGCGAGGACCTCTACTACCGCATCAGCGAGATTGCCATCCAGATCCCGCCACTGCGGGAGCGGGGCGGGGATATCCTGCTGCTGGCGCGTATGTATCTCGATCACTTCAACCGTGAACAGGGACGAAACCTCCGCAGCTTCAGCAAGGAGGCGTTGACCGCCATGGAGGCCTACAGCTGGCCGGGTAATGTGCGTGAACTGAAAAACCGCATCAAGCGCGCCGTCATCATGGCAGAGGGCAAGACGATCGTGGCGCGCGATCTGGAGCTCGAAGAGGTGGCGCTGGATGAGAAGAGTCTGGATCTGCGCCACGTGCGTGAGCAGGCGGAGCGTCAGGCGATTCTGCGGGCCCTGAGCCACTCTGCCGGCAAGGTCAGCGCCGCCGCCGACATGCTCGGCATCAGCCGGCCGACCATGTATGACATGATTCGGAAGCTGAACCTCAAGGTATAA
- the prsK gene encoding XrtA/PEP-CTERM system histidine kinase PrsK, translating into MISYLSAAGIFLVLLAVLLIGRADGSFKRLLALASTASALWAAAAAYQAAYGTPLIVPQLLELLRDFAWLTFLLHMLHVKLGEKGAMSTWLALVRHGLYAVTAVTTLFALYHHFSATGLSFLSGFDFQLAGHLTLAIAGLVLLEHILRNTPKDLMRAIKYLCFGVGGMFVYDFYLYSDALLFQRIDPALWEARGFINATVVPMVGIALARNPQWSPGVLVSRRIIFHTSALLGSGVYLLAMGVGGYYVRDYGGTWGIVAQTIFLFGAGLLLLILLFSGPLRARLRVFINKHFFHYKYDYREEWLRFIRTLSSNETDIPLPERAIRAIAQMIDSPGGVLWLRREQGHYEPEAKWNMEPPLSANEPAGSSLIRFLEIQKWVINLDEYRRDPGLYQSLGDLVMPSWLRTLTDAWLIAPLILQEKLHGFVVLARSPAVTRHFNWEDCDLLKTTGTQAASHLAQHAASQALAEARQFEAFNRLSTYVVHDLKNLISQLSLVVSNAARHRNNPLFMENVISTVENSVSKMNRLLARMREGAQTETRRMVNLAGLLEEVVREAQASTPAPVLECDTRDMAVTADRDRLASVMGHVIRNAQDATSEDGRVTVRLHKLNSHAVVEVEDTGCGMDEAFIRARLFRPFQTTKGDSGMGIGVYEAREFVRSLGGDIEVESKPGKGTIFRIRLPHQPALEPVRYQQNQH; encoded by the coding sequence GTGATTAGCTACCTGTCCGCGGCGGGCATTTTTCTCGTGCTTCTGGCGGTATTGCTGATCGGCCGTGCAGATGGCTCGTTTAAACGCCTGCTGGCTCTGGCCAGCACCGCGAGCGCGTTGTGGGCCGCCGCCGCCGCTTACCAGGCCGCCTATGGAACTCCCCTGATTGTCCCCCAGCTTCTGGAGCTGTTGCGCGATTTCGCGTGGCTGACTTTTTTGCTGCACATGCTGCACGTCAAGCTCGGGGAAAAGGGCGCCATGTCCACCTGGCTCGCCCTTGTGCGACACGGGCTTTATGCGGTGACAGCGGTAACGACGCTGTTTGCGCTTTATCACCACTTCAGTGCCACTGGCCTGTCTTTCCTGTCAGGATTCGATTTCCAGCTGGCCGGTCATTTGACGCTTGCCATCGCGGGTCTGGTGTTGCTGGAGCATATTCTGCGCAATACACCGAAGGATCTGATGCGCGCCATCAAATACCTGTGTTTCGGCGTGGGCGGGATGTTCGTGTACGATTTTTATCTCTATTCCGATGCCCTGTTATTCCAGCGTATCGATCCTGCGTTATGGGAAGCGCGAGGGTTTATCAATGCCACGGTGGTGCCGATGGTAGGCATTGCGCTGGCCAGAAACCCGCAGTGGTCACCGGGTGTTCTGGTGTCCCGCAGAATCATCTTTCATACCTCGGCCTTGCTGGGCAGCGGTGTTTACCTGCTTGCCATGGGAGTCGGCGGGTATTATGTCCGCGACTATGGCGGAACCTGGGGTATTGTCGCGCAGACCATTTTCCTGTTCGGTGCCGGACTACTGCTTTTGATCCTGCTGTTCTCGGGCCCGTTGCGTGCGCGCTTGAGGGTTTTTATCAACAAGCATTTTTTCCATTACAAATACGATTACCGCGAGGAGTGGTTGCGGTTTATCCGGACGCTGTCGTCGAATGAAACGGATATCCCGCTCCCGGAACGGGCCATCCGCGCCATCGCCCAGATGATCGACAGTCCGGGCGGGGTGTTGTGGTTGCGACGGGAACAAGGTCATTATGAGCCTGAAGCCAAATGGAACATGGAGCCGCCGTTGTCCGCCAATGAGCCCGCGGGCAGTTCGCTCATCCGGTTTCTGGAAATCCAGAAATGGGTCATCAATCTCGACGAATACCGGCGTGACCCGGGGCTGTACCAGAGTCTCGGCGATCTGGTGATGCCGAGCTGGCTGCGGACCTTGACCGACGCCTGGCTGATTGCACCGCTCATCTTGCAGGAAAAACTCCACGGTTTCGTGGTGCTGGCGCGTTCTCCCGCGGTGACCCGTCATTTCAACTGGGAGGACTGCGATCTTCTCAAGACCACCGGCACCCAGGCGGCCAGCCATCTGGCGCAGCACGCCGCTTCCCAGGCCCTGGCGGAGGCGAGGCAGTTCGAGGCATTCAACCGGCTTTCCACCTATGTCGTGCACGATCTCAAGAATCTGATTTCCCAGCTGTCGCTGGTGGTGTCCAACGCCGCCCGGCACCGCAACAATCCGTTGTTCATGGAAAATGTCATCAGTACCGTGGAAAATTCGGTTTCAAAAATGAACCGCCTCCTGGCGCGCATGCGCGAAGGCGCGCAGACCGAGACCAGGCGCATGGTCAACCTGGCTGGATTGCTGGAAGAGGTTGTGCGCGAAGCGCAGGCATCCACACCCGCGCCGGTGCTGGAATGCGATACGAGGGACATGGCGGTTACAGCCGACCGCGATCGCCTGGCGTCGGTGATGGGCCATGTAATCCGTAATGCCCAGGATGCGACGTCGGAAGACGGGCGCGTCACTGTTCGGCTGCATAAGCTCAACAGCCATGCGGTGGTGGAGGTGGAGGATACCGGTTGCGGCATGGATGAGGCCTTCATTCGTGCCCGGCTGTTCCGGCCATTCCAGACGACCAAGGGAGATTCCGGCATGGGCATTGGCGTCTACGAAGCGCGCGAGTTCGTGCGCTCCCTGGGAGGCGATATCGAGGTGGAGAGCAAACCGGGCAAGGGGACGATTTTCCGCATCCGTTTGCCGCATCAACCCGCGCTGGAACCGGTGCGATATCAGCAGAATCAGCATTGA